The following coding sequences lie in one Fundulus heteroclitus isolate FHET01 chromosome 20, MU-UCD_Fhet_4.1, whole genome shotgun sequence genomic window:
- the LOC118567247 gene encoding secreted protein C-like, translating to MSSGSVSSGSFSSGNVSSGSVSSGNVSSGSVSSGSVSSGSVSSGNVSSDSVSSGNVSSDSVSSGSVSSGSVSSGA from the exons ATGTCCTCAG GTAGCGTCTCCTCAGGTAGCTTCTCCTCAGGTAACGTCTCCTCAGGTAGCGTCTCCTCAGGTAATGTCTCCTCAGGTAGCGTCTCCTCAG GTAGCGTCTCCTCAGGTAGCGTCTCCTCAGGCAATGTCTCCTCAGATAGCGTCTCCTCAGGTAATGTCTCCTCAGATAGCGTCTCCTCAGGTAGCGTCTCCTCAGGTAGCGTCTCCTCAG GTGCATGA